A region of Lycium barbarum isolate Lr01 chromosome 1, ASM1917538v2, whole genome shotgun sequence DNA encodes the following proteins:
- the LOC132641540 gene encoding alpha-dioxygenase 2-like, with translation MAFSISLPAFVHPQLQHVVAKMSLFDTILFYVVHLVDKFDLWHRLPVLLGAAYLGMRRHLHQRYNLLHVGKVNGKKYDTQEFSYRTADGTCNNPVDHLVGSQGTFFGRNMPPSTSTYGLLEPHPVTVAAKLFERRKYTDCGCQFNMIGCAWVQFMIHDWIDHMEDTEQMELKAPQDVAAGCPLKSFKFLKTKKLPTGSPDLKFGHLNSRTPWWDGSVIYGNNEGGMIRVRTFKDGKLRVSRDGLLEHDDKGIPISGDVRNHWAGYSLLQALFVKEHNAICDMLKEHYPEFDDETLYRHARLITSAVIAKIHSIDFSLELVKTDTLEAGTRINWYGLLGKKIKNLLGPKFGPVLSGLVGLKRPRDHGTPYSLTEEFVSVYRMHSLLPDTIVLRDLKSTTSEDKSLPIQKEIPMTEMIGKEGEKSLSKIGMEQMLVSMGHQSCGAATLWNYPSWMRNLVPHDIDGDDRPDLIDMAALDIYRDRERGIPRYNEFRRNLLMVPISKWEDLTDDEEVIEALQEVYGDDVEKLDLQVGLHAEKKIKGFAISETAFFIFLLIASRRLEADRFFTTDFNPQTYTEKGFEWVDKTETLKDVIDRHFPEMTKKYMRCTSTFSVWSSDPDPRHYLPLYLRPAT, from the exons ATGGCATTCTCAATTTCTCTTCCAGCCTTCGTTCATCCTCAACTCCAACATGTTGTTGCAAAGATGTCTCTGTTCGACACAATTTTGTTCTAT GTGGTACATCTTGTAGACAAGTTTGATCTATGGCATAGATTACCCGTGTTACTCGGGGCTGCTTACTTAGGGATGAGAAGACACTTGCACCAGCGATACAACTTATTACATGTAGGAAAAGTTAATGGCAAGAAATATGACACACAAGAGTTTAGCTATCGAACTGCTGATGGTACGTGCAATAATCCTGTAGATCATTTAGTTGGCAGTCAAGGAACCTTCTTTGGCCGCAACATGCCACCATCAACTTCAACTTATGGG CTGCTGGAACCTCACCCTGTAACAGTGGCTGCGAAGCTCTTTGAAAGAAGAAAGTACACAGATTGCGGGTGCCAATTCAACATGATAGGGTGCGCGTGGGTGCAATTTATGATCCATGATTGGATTGACCATATGGAGGACACTGAACAG ATGGAGCTTAAAGCTCCTCAGGACGTTGCAGCAGGGTGTCCGTTGAAGTCATTTAAGTTCCTTAAGACCAAAAAACTTCCCACAGGTTCACCTGATTTGAAGTTTGGGCATTTGAATTCAAGGACCCCATGGTG GGATGGGAGTGTAATATATGGCAACAACGAAGGGGGCATGATTAGGGTGAGAACATTTAAAGACGGAAAGCTCAGGGTCTCAAGGGATGGACTTCTTGAACATGATGATAAAGGCATTCCAATATCCGGAGATGTCCGAAACCATTGGGCAGGCTACTCTCTCTTGCAGGCCTTGTTTGTGAAGGAACATAATGCCATATGTGATATGCTTAAA gAACATTACCCTGAATTTGATGATGAAACGTTGTACCGACATGCAAGATTGATAACTTCAGCAGTGATTGCTAAAATCCATAGCATTGATTTTTCGCTTGAGCTTGTTAAAACTGATACTCTAGAGGCAGGAACGAGGATCAACTG GTATGGCCTTTTGGGGAAGAAAATCAAGAATTTGTTAGGACCCAAGTTTGGACCAGTACTGAGTGGATTAGTTGGTCTTAAAAGGCCCAGAGATCACGGTACTCCCTACTCATTAACCGAAGAGTTTGTTAGCGTCTACAGAATGCACTCACTTTTACCTGACACGATTGTTCTGAGGGACTTGAAGTCGACTACATCAGAAGACAAATCCTTGCCTATTCAAAAAGA GATTCCGATGACAGAAATGATTGGGAAAGAGGGTGAAAAGAGCTTGTCCAAAATTGGTATGGAGCAGATGCTGGTATCGATGGGTCATCAATCATGCGGAGCTGCTACGTTGTGGAATTATCCATCGTGGATGAGGAACCTTGTTCCTCATGATATCGATGGAGATGATAGACCTGATTTAATTGACATGGCCGCCTTGGATA TttatagagatagagagaggggAATTCCGCGGTACAATGAGTTCAGAAGGAACTTGTTGATGGTACCAATTAGCAAGTGGGAAGATTTAACAGATGATGAAGAAGTAATCGAGGCTCTACAAGAAGTATATGGCGATGATGTTGAGAAACTTGATCTGCAAGTTGGTCTACACGCGGAGAAGAAAATCAAAGGCTTCGCCATTAGTGAAACTGCCTTCTTTATATTTCTGCTCATTGCTTCAAG GAGGCTAGAAGCTGACAGATTCTTCACTACTGATTTCAATCCGCAAACCTACACAGAGAAGGGCTTCGAATGG